In the genome of Spirochaetia bacterium, one region contains:
- a CDS encoding ATP-binding protein, which translates to MYLKRTIENSIRKFNDFFPVLIVTGPRQVGKTTVLKNCAEPGRNFVSLDTLEIRNLAQNDPALFLQRYKPPLIIDEIQYAPQLFPYIKAAVDKDEKPGMFWLTGSQQFILMKDITESLAGRAGILNLQGFSYDEKFQKQSLPFVPTAEFIEQKERNNIDADVTSVFRQIWKGSYPRLFTAADDFWEPFYSSYIQTYIERDVRTLSKIGNELDFLKFMKAVAARIGNLLDYADIAKDVGVSQPTVKSWISILNASGIVCLLQPYSTNLTNRIVKTPKVYFMDTGLAAYLCGWKTPEVLETGAMNGAFFENFVITEIRKSYMHNGRIPSMYFYRDKEKREIDLLIEENGMIYPIEVKKTASPSRADIANFSILDKLKLKRGMGAIVCMAQTHLPLTEKDLIIPAGYL; encoded by the coding sequence ATGTACCTGAAGCGTACCATTGAAAACAGTATAAGAAAATTCAATGATTTTTTCCCGGTTCTGATTGTCACTGGGCCACGTCAGGTCGGGAAAACGACCGTATTGAAAAACTGTGCAGAACCGGGACGTAATTTTGTTTCTTTGGATACTCTTGAAATCAGAAATCTTGCACAGAATGATCCAGCGTTATTTCTCCAACGGTATAAGCCACCTCTGATCATTGATGAAATCCAGTATGCTCCCCAACTTTTCCCTTATATAAAAGCAGCAGTAGATAAAGATGAAAAGCCAGGGATGTTCTGGCTTACAGGTTCCCAGCAGTTTATTCTTATGAAAGATATTACGGAATCACTTGCGGGACGGGCCGGAATCCTCAATTTGCAGGGTTTCTCATATGATGAAAAATTCCAGAAGCAATCATTGCCATTTGTCCCTACTGCGGAATTTATCGAACAAAAAGAAAGAAACAACATTGATGCTGATGTGACTTCTGTGTTTCGGCAAATATGGAAAGGATCATATCCCCGGTTGTTTACCGCCGCCGATGATTTCTGGGAACCTTTTTATAGTTCATATATCCAAACATACATAGAACGTGATGTCCGTACGTTGTCAAAAATCGGGAATGAACTCGATTTCTTGAAATTCATGAAGGCCGTTGCTGCACGGATCGGGAATCTCCTCGATTATGCTGACATTGCAAAAGATGTCGGTGTAAGTCAACCGACAGTAAAATCATGGATATCAATACTTAATGCATCAGGAATCGTTTGTCTGCTGCAACCATATTCGACAAACCTGACAAATAGGATTGTAAAGACTCCAAAAGTATATTTCATGGATACAGGACTTGCAGCATACCTCTGTGGATGGAAAACTCCGGAAGTGCTTGAAACAGGTGCTATGAACGGAGCTTTTTTCGAAAATTTCGTCATAACGGAGATTCGAAAAAGCTACATGCATAATGGTCGGATACCCTCAATGTATTTTTATCGTGACAAGGAAAAGCGGGAAATTGATTTGCTGATTGAAGAGAACGGAATGATATATCCGATTGAAGTGAAAAAGACAGCAAGTCCTTCACGGGCAGATATTGCAAATTTCAGTATCTTGGATAAGCTGAAACTCAAACGGGGTATGGGAGCCATTGTCTGTATGGCACAGACACATTTGCCGTTGACGGAAAAGGACCTGATTATTCCTGCCGGATATCTATGA
- a CDS encoding tripartite tricarboxylate transporter substrate binding protein: MRKFMLLGTLAIALLLMPSCSKQETQEKATATKTATQKTEIATKTENSVSEGTWTQKKDITWIVPYEAGGNSDVMARVYAKYLSKYAEHDVNIVNVNGAGGRTGAAQVMKDTPDGYTYLMQPVAYPMQYSLGVAKFTYKDFDMVGQWVNSTMVLVVNADSPYKTLADLAEAGKAQPKTIKMGSRTGTLPLFAVLDLEDREQVQFNVVDLSENKAPELLSGRIDAYIDGVGAVRQYLDSGKFRCLAVVSDTEVPGGEQYQTYKELGFKGYEYLKQSFGIWAPKGTPQGALDYMNELTKKASADKDCIAEMANLGVTPTYMTIADYTQFMSDTYASFQQIAKKIVQ, translated from the coding sequence ATGAGGAAATTCATGCTATTGGGAACATTAGCTATTGCTCTGTTGCTGATGCCGAGCTGCAGCAAGCAGGAAACGCAAGAAAAGGCAACAGCTACTAAGACGGCAACTCAGAAAACAGAAATTGCTACAAAGACAGAAAACTCTGTATCAGAAGGTACTTGGACTCAGAAAAAGGACATTACTTGGATTGTTCCATATGAAGCAGGTGGAAACAGTGATGTCATGGCCCGTGTCTATGCCAAGTATCTTTCCAAGTATGCAGAACATGATGTCAACATCGTGAATGTCAATGGAGCCGGAGGCCGTACTGGGGCAGCACAGGTCATGAAGGATACTCCTGATGGATATACCTACCTCATGCAGCCTGTCGCATATCCGATGCAGTACAGCCTCGGCGTAGCCAAGTTTACCTATAAGGATTTTGACATGGTCGGACAATGGGTAAACTCAACGATGGTTCTGGTAGTGAATGCCGATTCACCTTACAAGACCCTAGCTGATCTTGCCGAGGCAGGAAAAGCTCAGCCGAAGACTATCAAAATGGGCTCAAGAACCGGCACTTTGCCTCTGTTCGCCGTATTGGATCTGGAAGACAGGGAACAGGTACAGTTCAATGTCGTTGACCTTTCCGAAAATAAGGCTCCTGAGCTGCTCAGCGGCAGGATAGATGCTTACATCGATGGTGTTGGGGCTGTGCGCCAATACCTTGATTCCGGCAAATTCCGTTGCCTGGCTGTGGTCAGTGATACGGAAGTACCTGGAGGTGAACAGTATCAGACCTATAAGGAACTTGGCTTCAAGGGATATGAATACCTCAAGCAATCATTCGGCATATGGGCTCCGAAAGGAACTCCTCAGGGGGCACTTGACTACATGAACGAATTGACGAAGAAAGCCTCTGCAGACAAGGACTGTATTGCTGAAATGGCTAATCTCGGCGTAACACCGACTTATATGACCATTGCTGACTATACGCAGTTCATGTCCGATACCTATGCATCGTTCCAGCAGATAGCAAAGAAAATCGTCCAGTGA
- a CDS encoding tripartite tricarboxylate transporter TctB family protein — MGELVFLSIIFLIGIVMFVMTSWFPESIIDHSGGPALFPRAVIAVLLCCLAIRIVQVLQTPKEERKPFAFLEIFKGPSMIFILATILSFVVMHWLGFIISMGLYVPSLMLYYYRLQYGKKPTKKLVAIVIIFSIGGIVLFDYLFCNMLHVLLPKGLIGF, encoded by the coding sequence ATGGGCGAACTCGTATTTCTTAGTATTATTTTCTTGATTGGTATCGTCATGTTTGTCATGACATCATGGTTCCCTGAGAGTATCATTGACCACTCTGGTGGGCCTGCTCTTTTCCCGCGTGCCGTCATTGCTGTATTGCTTTGTTGCCTGGCAATAAGAATTGTCCAGGTACTGCAGACACCTAAAGAAGAGAGAAAGCCGTTTGCTTTCCTTGAAATATTCAAAGGACCAAGCATGATTTTCATCTTGGCAACGATTCTGTCGTTTGTCGTCATGCATTGGCTCGGATTCATCATTTCGATGGGACTCTATGTGCCTTCCCTGATGCTGTACTACTATCGCTTGCAGTATGGGAAAAAGCCTACGAAAAAATTGGTTGCCATCGTAATTATTTTCTCCATAGGCGGCATAGTACTGTTTGACTACCTGTTCTGCAACATGCTGCATGTATTGCTGCCGAAAGGTCTGATAGGATTCTAG
- a CDS encoding tripartite tricarboxylate transporter permease → MLSQVFSAVFRPDVLCLIFIGVVIGNIFGCIPGLNAPIAIALALPITFVLNSFQSVALIIGLYMGCTAGGLISAILLKIPGTAANVATTFDGYPMAQQGKATEALSYGSFASLFGGMFSSVVLLLMAPILANLALQFGPWEYFGTALLALIMVCTLMGERMLKGFIAVCFGLLFTCVGLSPVDGVALRYTFGSTALDSGFNLIVVIVGIFALPELISNSNKMDDTVLQATVKRRKFYVPTLATVKRNLKVMLNGSILGTFIGILPGMGGGAASLISYEQARRTSAHPELFGTGYEEGIFCCESANNATTGGALVPMLALGVPGDTASAVIMGALMLQGVTPGPLLSMDNSLLFNSVFLIVFLANLLMWVFQASTIRWMAKIAVVPKYILFPIVALFCIAGTISIRNNPFDLAFLMLFGIIGYILSKNDYPLAPFILAFILGEFVESNLRRAITYYGSFGGCLKVPSIGTLFFFLAVALPIISVARRIYASRQKAKKKA, encoded by the coding sequence ATGTTAAGTCAAGTCTTTTCGGCGGTATTCCGACCGGATGTCCTTTGTCTGATATTCATCGGTGTTGTCATCGGGAATATCTTCGGCTGTATCCCAGGGCTGAATGCGCCTATAGCCATTGCCTTGGCCTTGCCGATTACTTTTGTCCTTAATTCATTTCAGTCAGTGGCACTGATCATCGGCCTCTATATGGGCTGTACGGCCGGTGGCCTGATTTCAGCAATCCTGTTGAAGATTCCTGGTACTGCGGCCAATGTGGCAACGACTTTCGACGGATACCCGATGGCTCAACAAGGCAAAGCTACGGAGGCACTGTCCTACGGTTCCTTTGCTTCTCTTTTCGGGGGTATGTTCAGTTCCGTCGTCCTGCTGCTCATGGCTCCGATATTGGCCAACTTGGCTCTTCAGTTTGGGCCTTGGGAATATTTTGGTACGGCACTTCTTGCCTTGATCATGGTCTGTACCCTGATGGGTGAGCGCATGCTGAAAGGGTTCATTGCTGTATGTTTCGGCCTGCTGTTTACCTGTGTCGGTCTGAGCCCCGTAGATGGAGTTGCCCTGCGTTATACTTTTGGTAGCACGGCACTTGATTCGGGTTTCAACCTTATCGTCGTCATCGTTGGTATTTTTGCTCTTCCTGAGCTTATATCCAATTCGAACAAGATGGATGATACCGTGCTTCAGGCAACTGTAAAACGCAGGAAATTCTATGTGCCTACACTTGCTACCGTCAAACGGAACCTGAAGGTCATGCTGAATGGCAGTATCCTCGGTACGTTCATCGGTATCTTGCCTGGAATGGGCGGTGGTGCTGCAAGCCTTATTTCCTATGAACAGGCACGACGTACCAGTGCACATCCTGAACTCTTCGGAACCGGTTATGAAGAAGGTATATTTTGCTGTGAAAGTGCAAACAACGCTACTACCGGAGGGGCCTTGGTCCCTATGTTGGCTCTTGGGGTTCCTGGTGATACCGCATCTGCTGTGATTATGGGAGCCTTGATGCTCCAGGGGGTGACCCCGGGACCATTGCTCAGCATGGATAATTCTCTTCTGTTCAACAGCGTTTTCCTGATTGTGTTCCTGGCAAATCTGCTCATGTGGGTCTTCCAGGCATCGACGATACGGTGGATGGCCAAGATAGCCGTCGTACCCAAGTATATTCTTTTCCCGATCGTAGCACTGTTCTGCATAGCAGGAACCATCAGTATCAGGAATAATCCTTTCGATCTTGCATTCCTCATGCTTTTCGGCATCATCGGCTACATCCTCAGCAAGAATGACTATCCGTTGGCACCCTTTATATTGGCGTTCATACTGGGAGAGTTCGTCGAGAGCAATCTCAGACGGGCAATTACCTACTATGGTTCCTTCGGTGGCTGTCTGAAGGTTCCTTCGATAGGTACGCTTTTCTTCTTCCTTGCCGTAGCTTTGCCTATCATCTCAGTAGCAAGGAGAATCTATGCGTCCAGACAGAAAGCCAAGAAAAAAGCCTGA
- the ulaG gene encoding L-ascorbate 6-phosphate lactonase produces the protein MINDVDIKDLNRQVWINNVFPEWGTFLNEAINAAEVKPNTFKMWWLGCTGLWVKSPADCNIIIDLWLDTGKQTRKFPALPAWQQGKDFQMARMMGSHQFQLNARAVPMVIDPFAITKMDAVLSTHFHRDHIDPYVAAAIVKNTDAPFIGPEFSANIWRKWGVPEARITVVKPGDVIKLKDIEIVAVDSFDRTALITAPPAGDIRGILPDDMDRRAVNYIIKTPGGNIYHSGDSHMSNYYVKHGKEYDIDVVLVSYGENPIGCSDKVTSIDCLRIAENLQAKVLIPFHYDIWSNMLGDPKEIELLYNYRKARMGYKFHPFLWEVGGDYTYPDDKDKTRYMYERGFTDAFEDEPNIPFKSFL, from the coding sequence ATGATCAACGATGTTGATATCAAGGATCTGAACCGACAGGTGTGGATCAACAATGTATTTCCTGAATGGGGAACGTTTCTCAATGAGGCAATCAATGCCGCAGAAGTCAAGCCGAATACATTCAAGATGTGGTGGCTGGGATGCACAGGCCTGTGGGTCAAGAGCCCGGCTGACTGCAATATCATCATTGACCTCTGGCTCGATACCGGCAAGCAGACAAGAAAGTTCCCTGCGCTTCCTGCATGGCAGCAAGGCAAGGACTTCCAGATGGCTCGGATGATGGGTAGCCATCAGTTCCAACTGAACGCCAGGGCCGTACCGATGGTCATTGACCCATTTGCCATTACCAAGATGGATGCAGTACTTTCTACCCATTTCCACCGTGACCATATTGATCCCTATGTAGCAGCTGCAATCGTCAAGAATACCGATGCACCTTTCATCGGGCCTGAGTTCAGTGCGAATATCTGGCGCAAGTGGGGTGTTCCTGAAGCAAGGATTACTGTGGTGAAACCTGGTGATGTCATCAAGCTCAAGGATATCGAGATTGTGGCAGTGGATTCATTTGACAGGACTGCCTTGATCACAGCTCCTCCTGCGGGAGATATCAGGGGTATCCTCCCTGATGATATGGATCGGCGTGCAGTAAACTATATCATCAAGACACCGGGCGGCAATATCTATCACAGCGGCGATTCCCATATGTCCAATTACTATGTCAAGCATGGCAAGGAATATGACATTGACGTCGTCCTGGTATCGTATGGGGAAAATCCCATCGGGTGCTCAGACAAGGTAACTTCCATAGATTGCCTGCGTATTGCGGAGAACCTGCAGGCCAAGGTACTGATTCCGTTCCACTATGATATCTGGTCCAATATGCTCGGAGACCCGAAGGAGATTGAACTCCTTTATAATTACAGGAAAGCCCGCATGGGATATAAGTTCCATCCGTTCCTCTGGGAAGTCGGCGGTGACTATACCTATCCTGATGACAAGGACAAGACCCGCTACATGTATGAACGTGGTTTTACCGATGCCTTTGAGGATGAACCGAACATTCCGTTCAAGTCATTCCTATAG
- the araD gene encoding L-ribulose-5-phosphate 4-epimerase AraD: MDLSALKKAVYDANIELVRRNLVIYTWGNVSAIDREQGLVVIKPRGIAYEELGPEDMSVTDLEGNQIGEGLLPSVDLDIHLEIYRQFPEIGAIAHTHSTYATAWSQACKEIPVYGTTHADHFYGPIPCARPLTEAEVETDYERNAGKVICETLKGRNPLEMGGILTAGHGPFTWGKDADAAVAHSVILEELAKMAYLTSELEGGRKRVLPSYMVKKHYTRKYGPGSYFYQSKK, from the coding sequence ATGGATCTTTCTGCGTTGAAGAAGGCTGTGTACGATGCAAACATCGAACTGGTCCGGCGTAACCTTGTCATCTATACCTGGGGCAATGTAAGCGCCATTGACAGGGAACAGGGACTGGTCGTGATAAAACCTCGCGGCATTGCATATGAAGAACTTGGACCGGAGGATATGTCCGTGACGGATCTGGAAGGCAATCAGATCGGGGAAGGCCTGCTGCCTTCCGTCGATCTTGATATCCATCTTGAGATCTACCGTCAGTTTCCTGAGATCGGTGCCATTGCACATACACATTCCACGTATGCCACTGCCTGGAGCCAGGCCTGTAAGGAAATCCCGGTCTATGGGACTACCCATGCCGATCATTTCTATGGACCGATACCCTGTGCCCGTCCTTTGACGGAAGCAGAAGTGGAAACCGATTATGAAAGGAATGCCGGCAAGGTCATCTGTGAGACACTGAAAGGTCGCAATCCCTTGGAAATGGGTGGTATCCTGACAGCGGGTCATGGGCCGTTTACTTGGGGCAAGGATGCCGATGCTGCAGTTGCACACAGTGTCATTCTTGAGGAACTGGCAAAGATGGCATACCTTACTTCAGAACTTGAGGGTGGTAGAAAACGGGTGCTTCCTTCCTATATGGTAAAGAAGCACTATACACGCAAGTATGGCCCTGGTTCCTACTTCTATCAGAGTAAGAAATAA
- a CDS encoding sugar phosphate isomerase/epimerase, which yields MERNIKKSVSLSLFRGKPESPILFRDDIEHTIPLVKDIGYDGVDLFVEDEQSDKTLRAVQLLQQHDLGIGVVMPAALAGMGLFLGDSNPAVREETVRRMKGIIRFAGDIGGMVSLGLVRGSYLVGKESAETMLARFAASVEQLLPTAEAAGVPLLIEPINRYEINTLCSSMEAARFIWETKLPLGLMLDTFHMNIEDESICASFISCKDLVKHVHFVDSNRLAPSMGHLDMKGIFAVLVALGYQGYLCLEALDRPDGLTCAKKGIEFFTSVGLR from the coding sequence ATGGAAAGAAATATCAAGAAATCAGTATCGCTTTCCCTTTTCAGGGGAAAGCCGGAATCCCCTATCCTGTTCCGGGATGACATTGAACATACTATCCCGTTGGTCAAGGACATCGGATATGACGGTGTGGATCTGTTCGTTGAGGATGAACAGTCAGACAAGACCCTGCGGGCTGTGCAGCTTTTGCAGCAGCATGACCTTGGAATCGGCGTCGTCATGCCTGCGGCTTTGGCTGGTATGGGACTGTTTCTTGGGGATAGCAATCCTGCGGTCAGGGAAGAGACGGTACGTCGGATGAAAGGAATTATCCGCTTTGCCGGAGATATCGGCGGTATGGTTTCCCTTGGTTTGGTCCGTGGCAGTTATTTGGTCGGAAAAGAATCTGCTGAGACTATGCTTGCACGCTTTGCCGCATCAGTTGAACAGCTTCTGCCGACAGCAGAAGCAGCTGGAGTACCGCTGTTGATCGAGCCGATAAACCGGTACGAGATCAATACGCTTTGTTCCAGTATGGAAGCTGCCCGGTTTATCTGGGAGACCAAGCTGCCTCTTGGGCTGATGCTTGATACATTCCACATGAATATCGAGGATGAGTCAATCTGTGCAAGTTTCATATCTTGCAAGGATTTGGTGAAGCATGTACATTTCGTCGATTCCAACAGATTGGCTCCTTCCATGGGCCATCTGGATATGAAAGGTATCTTTGCGGTATTGGTGGCATTGGGATACCAAGGTTATCTCTGCCTTGAAGCCCTGGACAGGCCGGATGGTCTCACTTGTGCAAAGAAGGGTATTGAATTCTTTACATCTGTGGGACTTCGGTAA
- a CDS encoding FadR family transcriptional regulator: MTTPIIDKKNYSQQVFSYIFEQIDKGKLKPGDQLPNERQLSEEMGISRPPLREALKALVSLGLLTTRHGGGTYVNEFGEDYLKSMLRFMTVVDDGFVIDFVQMRKVLETESARMAATAASAEQIANLERIHDERKQLFNDNSGHLESCRDHLQKLDLEFHLSIAEASGNRVFSAFLDAMHNILRKHQKQAVMAENMTSRSLEFHQRILDAIKAKEPDEAAEAMYAHIASVEQAIRANIARKDKT; this comes from the coding sequence ATGACAACTCCCATCATTGATAAGAAGAATTATAGCCAGCAGGTTTTCAGTTATATTTTTGAGCAGATTGACAAGGGCAAACTGAAGCCTGGTGACCAACTCCCCAATGAGCGTCAGCTGTCCGAAGAGATGGGGATAAGCCGTCCTCCTCTTCGTGAAGCACTCAAGGCGTTGGTATCGCTTGGCTTGTTGACGACCCGTCATGGCGGCGGTACCTACGTCAATGAATTTGGCGAAGACTATCTCAAGTCGATGCTGCGGTTCATGACAGTTGTTGACGATGGGTTCGTCATTGATTTTGTCCAGATGCGAAAGGTACTTGAGACTGAGTCGGCCAGAATGGCTGCTACTGCCGCTTCTGCGGAACAGATTGCAAACCTGGAGAGGATCCATGATGAGCGCAAGCAGTTGTTCAATGACAATAGCGGACATCTTGAATCCTGCCGGGACCATTTGCAGAAGCTGGACCTTGAATTTCATCTTTCCATTGCTGAAGCTTCAGGCAATCGTGTATTTTCAGCTTTTCTGGATGCTATGCACAATATTTTGCGAAAGCACCAGAAGCAGGCAGTGATGGCAGAGAACATGACAAGCAGATCCCTTGAGTTCCATCAGAGGATTCTTGATGCGATAAAGGCAAAGGAACCTGATGAGGCTGCAGAAGCAATGTATGCGCACATTGCTTCGGTGGAGCAGGCAATCCGTGCCAATATCGCCAGAAAAGACAAGACTTAG
- a CDS encoding ATP-binding protein, whose product MEKQIIKEVLADAKYSVRHIELMKRKYPFEKNANYVLTGIRRAGKTFLLYQRMQELVADGTSWDEILYINFEDERLLDFSAIDLNILIELHIELYGMKPILFLDELQNIQGWEKFARRMADQGYRIYITGSNAKMLSSDVATILGGRFLIQEVYPYSFKEFLAAENVDFYSLQTFSTAERAHLFRLFDEYFRFGGFPEVTKYTSKRSFLLSLYQKIFLGDIGARHNLNNIFALRVMMKKVAEATGQPLSFNRLRNIIAATGTKIGTSTIINYVEYAKESRILFGLHNIAAKLSDKESSLKYYFADNGLLSLFLIDYKTALLENLVALELIRRYGQDDAVYYYKNKIEVDFYVPEQELAIQACYALTDLTIEEREAMALTRLCKVLPCRTLQIITYDTEKTLSSNGRAIQVLPVWKWLLE is encoded by the coding sequence ATGGAAAAACAAATCATCAAGGAAGTGCTTGCGGACGCAAAATACTCGGTGCGACATATAGAATTGATGAAGCGAAAGTATCCTTTTGAAAAAAATGCAAACTATGTCCTTACGGGAATAAGACGTGCCGGGAAAACCTTCCTTTTGTATCAAAGGATGCAGGAGTTGGTAGCAGACGGCACAAGCTGGGATGAGATACTTTACATAAACTTCGAAGATGAACGATTGCTGGATTTTTCGGCAATTGATTTGAATATATTGATCGAACTGCATATTGAACTCTATGGAATGAAACCTATTCTGTTCCTTGATGAACTTCAGAATATACAAGGATGGGAAAAATTCGCACGGCGTATGGCTGACCAAGGCTATCGCATCTATATCACAGGTAGTAATGCCAAGATGCTCAGTTCTGATGTTGCTACGATTTTGGGCGGACGTTTCTTGATCCAAGAAGTGTATCCTTACAGTTTCAAGGAGTTTCTTGCGGCTGAAAACGTGGATTTTTATTCCCTACAGACATTTTCAACCGCTGAACGTGCACACCTGTTCCGACTGTTCGATGAGTATTTTCGCTTTGGCGGTTTTCCCGAAGTTACGAAATATACTTCAAAACGCTCTTTTCTTTTGAGCCTTTATCAGAAAATATTCCTAGGAGATATTGGTGCACGGCATAATCTCAATAATATATTTGCATTACGTGTCATGATGAAGAAGGTCGCGGAAGCTACAGGTCAGCCGCTTTCCTTTAATAGACTTAGAAATATCATTGCTGCGACGGGAACAAAAATAGGAACATCGACAATAATAAACTATGTAGAGTATGCAAAGGAAAGCCGGATTCTGTTTGGCCTGCATAACATAGCTGCTAAGTTATCTGATAAGGAAAGTTCTCTGAAATACTATTTTGCAGATAATGGACTTCTGTCCCTTTTCTTGATTGATTACAAGACAGCTTTGCTTGAGAATCTGGTTGCACTGGAACTTATCAGACGTTATGGTCAAGATGATGCCGTATACTACTATAAGAACAAGATTGAAGTAGATTTTTACGTACCTGAGCAGGAACTGGCTATCCAAGCGTGCTATGCACTGACTGATTTGACAATCGAAGAGAGAGAAGCAATGGCATTGACAAGGCTATGCAAGGTTCTTCCATGCAGGACTTTGCAGATTATAACCTATGATACCGAAAAAACTCTCTCAAGCAATGGACGTGCCATACAAGTCCTGCCGGTTTGGAAATGGTTGTTGGAATAG
- a CDS encoding nitroreductase family protein has product MDIIGNPIMKQLLERHSVRAFKDEGIDKNVVDALKLAVLRAPTAGCMTLYSIIEVNDKDKKEKLAVLCDHQPMIAKAPLVWVFLADIQRWVDYLHMGGSIERGKRLDRDYRDPGVGDFHLCMQDAVIAAQTAVVAADSLGLGSCYIGDIIENYEQLRELLDLPQYAAPAAMVIIGKPTDRKHLMLPRPAALHIFMEDGYHRMSLEEVSDCYGPLEAHRKKYSKLPFEDGNIADDFYLRKYTTEFMKEMNRSTKVFLDRWAGKAEE; this is encoded by the coding sequence ATGGATATCATCGGCAATCCTATCATGAAGCAGTTGTTGGAAAGGCATTCTGTAAGGGCATTCAAGGATGAGGGCATTGACAAGAATGTGGTAGATGCTCTGAAACTTGCAGTGCTGAGGGCTCCTACGGCTGGTTGCATGACTCTCTATAGCATCATTGAAGTAAATGACAAGGACAAGAAAGAAAAGCTTGCTGTCCTCTGCGATCATCAGCCGATGATTGCAAAGGCTCCTCTCGTCTGGGTTTTTTTGGCTGATATCCAGCGTTGGGTTGATTATCTGCATATGGGTGGTTCAATTGAACGAGGGAAGCGGTTGGACAGGGACTACCGTGACCCTGGTGTGGGAGACTTCCACCTGTGCATGCAGGATGCGGTGATTGCAGCACAGACTGCCGTGGTTGCAGCTGACTCATTGGGGCTTGGTTCCTGTTACATCGGGGACATAATTGAGAATTATGAACAGCTCCGTGAGTTGCTTGATCTGCCGCAATATGCGGCACCGGCTGCCATGGTTATCATTGGGAAGCCTACGGACAGAAAGCACCTGATGCTTCCCCGGCCTGCTGCCTTGCATATCTTCATGGAAGATGGTTACCATAGGATGAGCCTTGAAGAAGTAAGTGACTGTTATGGTCCGCTTGAAGCCCATCGAAAGAAATATAGCAAGCTTCCTTTTGAGGACGGTAATATAGCAGATGACTTTTATCTTAGGAAATATACTACTGAATTCATGAAGGAGATGAACAGGAGTACCAAAGTTTTCCTGGACCGTTGGGCTGGGAAAGCAGAAGAATAA
- a CDS encoding TIGR04076 family protein, with amino-acid sequence MKVKSTILESNCISGYHKTGDIMYVEDLCPPLCHELWQCIYPNIFALLHGGTLDTGNSKTKSFRYRCPDEGRVLIKGELIE; translated from the coding sequence ATGAAAGTCAAATCGACAATCTTGGAAAGCAATTGCATAAGCGGCTATCACAAAACTGGGGATATAATGTATGTTGAAGACCTTTGTCCTCCCCTTTGCCATGAACTATGGCAATGCATCTATCCAAATATCTTTGCGCTCCTACACGGAGGAACGCTTGATACTGGCAATAGCAAAACAAAATCTTTCAGATACAGATGCCCTGACGAAGGACGAGTCCTCATAAAGGGCGAGCTGATAGAATAG